One window of the Posidoniimonas polymericola genome contains the following:
- the priA gene encoding replication restart helicase PriA has translation MRAKRFHLASNQQSLFDDDPAPWELDAAAQQTLATVVLTTGPDNEYDYLIPDELLDARRPETLLEVGRRVRVPFGRGNRTEVGYCVAVGSKPAPGRKLKSIAGVLDKQSLLTPHMLRLTRWMADYYLCPWGQVLEAVVPAGVRGQAGTREVTLLSVPTRVAARVTTLDVTDKQRDVLQALANSPKPLTLKQLATRVGCTSAPINTLRKQGLIESRVERLDQGELEALVVTREAPKQLNDDQATVLREIYRELDAARHSTLLIHGVTGSGKTEVYIQAIEKVVSFGRQAIVLVPEISLTPQTVGRFRARFDHIAVLHSHLSDVERHRHWKKIAAGEVQVIVGARSGVFAPTPDLGLIVVDEEHETTFKQDSAPRYHAREVAQRRAADENVPLILGSATPALESWQRAAAGEYKLLSMPRRVNNWPMPAVRLVDLREDHNRRGALSRNLMQAMDAALRDGGQVILLLNRRGFSTHVQCPACGASAKCPECEISLTFHRQDAILLCHWCDHRQAPPQVCPDCGSTAIRYGGLGTQKLEAEVQARFPRTRVLRMDADTMRRPGSHETALDAFRNGEYRVLLGTQMIAKGLDFPNVTVVGVINADTALNWPDFRAGERTFHLVTQVAGRTGRGEKGGRVLVQTFDPEHPAIAAAARHDYDAFARVELPQREALGYPPYGSMIRFVCRGESEQQTAALAQQAVDQIQAAWGDDDPLRPGGPLKLRGPAPAPIAKLRGEFRYHVQAMHPDGDRLRAAVKAALAKLTPPEGLRWIVDVDPWEMM, from the coding sequence TTGCGAGCGAAACGTTTCCACTTGGCCAGCAACCAGCAATCGCTGTTCGACGACGACCCCGCTCCGTGGGAATTGGACGCCGCTGCGCAGCAGACGCTCGCCACGGTGGTGCTGACCACTGGGCCCGACAATGAGTACGACTACCTGATCCCCGACGAGCTGCTCGACGCGCGGCGGCCGGAGACCCTGCTCGAGGTCGGCCGGCGGGTGCGGGTCCCCTTCGGCCGCGGCAACCGCACGGAGGTCGGCTACTGCGTGGCGGTCGGCTCGAAGCCAGCGCCGGGGCGCAAGCTGAAGTCGATCGCCGGTGTGCTCGACAAGCAGTCGCTGCTCACGCCGCATATGCTGCGGCTGACGCGGTGGATGGCCGACTACTACCTGTGCCCGTGGGGCCAGGTGCTCGAGGCGGTGGTGCCCGCCGGTGTGCGGGGCCAGGCCGGCACGCGGGAGGTGACGCTGCTCAGTGTGCCGACGCGGGTCGCCGCGCGGGTCACCACGCTCGACGTCACGGACAAGCAACGCGACGTGCTGCAGGCGCTCGCCAACAGCCCCAAGCCGCTGACGCTCAAGCAGCTCGCCACACGGGTTGGCTGCACCTCGGCGCCGATCAACACGCTCCGCAAGCAGGGCCTGATCGAGTCCCGCGTCGAGCGGCTCGACCAGGGCGAGCTCGAGGCGCTCGTGGTCACGCGTGAGGCGCCCAAACAGCTCAACGACGATCAGGCCACGGTGCTGCGCGAGATCTACCGCGAGCTCGACGCCGCGCGGCACAGCACGCTGCTGATCCACGGCGTGACCGGCAGCGGCAAGACCGAGGTGTACATCCAGGCGATCGAGAAGGTGGTGTCGTTCGGCCGCCAGGCGATTGTGCTGGTGCCCGAGATCAGCCTCACGCCGCAGACGGTCGGGCGGTTCCGGGCGCGGTTCGACCACATCGCGGTGCTGCACAGCCACTTGTCGGACGTCGAGCGGCACCGGCACTGGAAGAAGATCGCCGCGGGCGAGGTGCAGGTGATCGTCGGCGCCCGCAGCGGGGTGTTCGCCCCGACGCCCGACCTCGGCCTGATCGTCGTGGACGAGGAGCACGAGACCACCTTCAAGCAGGACTCGGCGCCGCGGTACCACGCGCGGGAGGTCGCCCAGCGCCGCGCGGCGGACGAGAACGTGCCGCTGATCCTGGGGAGCGCGACGCCGGCGCTGGAGTCTTGGCAGCGGGCGGCGGCGGGCGAGTACAAGCTGCTGTCGATGCCGCGGCGGGTCAACAACTGGCCGATGCCGGCCGTGCGGCTGGTCGACCTCCGCGAGGACCACAACCGCCGCGGGGCGCTGAGCCGGAACCTGATGCAGGCAATGGACGCCGCGCTGCGGGACGGCGGGCAGGTGATCCTGCTCCTGAACCGCCGCGGCTTCTCGACCCACGTGCAGTGCCCGGCCTGCGGCGCGTCGGCCAAGTGCCCGGAGTGCGAGATCTCCCTCACTTTCCACCGGCAGGACGCGATCCTGCTGTGCCACTGGTGCGACCACCGCCAGGCGCCGCCGCAGGTCTGCCCCGACTGCGGCAGCACCGCGATCCGCTACGGCGGGCTCGGCACGCAGAAGCTCGAGGCCGAGGTCCAGGCCCGCTTCCCCAGGACCCGCGTCCTGCGGATGGACGCCGACACCATGCGCCGGCCCGGCAGCCACGAGACCGCGCTCGACGCCTTCCGCAACGGCGAGTACCGCGTGCTGCTGGGGACGCAGATGATCGCCAAGGGCCTCGACTTCCCGAACGTCACGGTGGTGGGGGTAATCAACGCCGACACCGCGCTCAACTGGCCCGATTTCCGCGCCGGCGAGCGGACCTTCCACCTGGTGACCCAGGTCGCCGGCCGCACCGGCCGGGGCGAGAAGGGGGGCCGCGTGCTGGTGCAGACCTTCGACCCCGAGCACCCGGCGATCGCCGCCGCCGCCCGGCACGACTACGACGCCTTCGCCCGCGTCGAGCTGCCGCAGCGCGAGGCGCTCGGCTACCCGCCCTACGGCTCGATGATCCGCTTTGTCTGCCGGGGCGAGAGCGAGCAGCAGACCGCCGCGCTCGCCCAGCAGGCGGTCGACCAGATCCAGGCCGCCTGGGGGGACGACGATCCGCTGCGGCCCGGCGGGCCCCTGAAACTCCGCGGGCCGGCGCCGGCGCCGATCGCCAAGCTGCGGGGCGAGTTCCGCTACCACGTGCAAGCAATGCACCCAGACGGCGACCGCCTCCGGGCGGCGGTCAAGGCGGCCCTGGCGAAGCTGACCCCACCCGAGGGGCTCCGCTGGATCGTGGACGTCGACCCGTGGGAGATGATGTAG
- the nadD gene encoding nicotinate-nucleotide adenylyltransferase, with amino-acid sequence MFGGSFDPVHHGHLALARACRDAARLDEVWLVPAAVQPHKPHGPVAANEDRLAMLHLATDSDPSLRVSDLEIARGGVSYTVDTLRAVHDQAPDAELYLLMGADTLADLPKWREPEAIRQLASLLVVHRPGEPLPEVDGVTIVEMPLSDLSSSEIRRRVAAGESIEGMTPEGVAGYIAERGLYR; translated from the coding sequence ATCTTCGGCGGCAGCTTCGACCCGGTGCACCACGGCCACCTGGCCCTCGCGCGCGCGTGCCGCGACGCGGCCCGCCTCGACGAGGTGTGGCTGGTCCCCGCGGCCGTGCAGCCGCACAAGCCGCACGGCCCGGTAGCCGCGAACGAAGACCGCCTGGCGATGCTCCACCTAGCGACCGACTCCGACCCAAGCCTGCGAGTGAGCGACCTCGAGATCGCCCGCGGCGGCGTCAGCTACACGGTCGACACGCTCCGCGCCGTGCACGACCAGGCGCCCGACGCCGAGCTCTACCTCTTGATGGGCGCCGACACGCTGGCCGATCTGCCGAAGTGGCGCGAGCCCGAAGCGATCCGCCAGCTCGCCAGCCTGCTGGTTGTCCACCGCCCCGGCGAGCCGCTCCCCGAGGTCGACGGCGTGACGATCGTCGAGATGCCGTTGTCGGACCTCAGCAGCAGCGAGATCCGCCGCCGCGTGGCGGCCGGTGAGTCGATTGAGGGGATGACGCCCGAAGGCGTGGCGGGGTACATCGCCGAGCGTGGGTTGTACCGGTAG
- a CDS encoding type II toxin-antitoxin system VapC family toxin, with translation MDRLYIETSIASFATARPSRDVAIAGLQQQARDWWSTQRDNFELVTSQLTLDEASRGDPEAASERLRLLEGLPLVGISENVLLLAEQLIAAHAMPEKAAADALHVAAAAVGGVKYLLTLNCRHIANAHELPRIYRLFDDAGYGGLLICTPAEFLGGEDNDDQ, from the coding sequence ATGGATAGGCTCTACATCGAAACATCGATCGCAAGCTTCGCTACAGCGCGACCGAGCCGCGATGTAGCGATCGCTGGCCTACAGCAACAGGCCCGCGATTGGTGGAGCACACAACGCGATAACTTTGAGCTTGTCACCTCTCAGCTCACCCTCGATGAGGCGAGCCGAGGAGACCCCGAAGCCGCCTCAGAGCGCCTTCGGCTACTGGAGGGCCTGCCGCTAGTCGGCATCTCCGAAAATGTCCTGTTGCTCGCCGAACAATTGATTGCAGCGCACGCCATGCCTGAGAAAGCGGCTGCGGACGCCCTGCACGTTGCCGCTGCGGCTGTGGGCGGAGTAAAATACCTACTGACGCTAAACTGCCGACATATCGCCAACGCCCACGAGCTCCCGCGCATCTACCGCCTATTCGATGACGCGGGTTATGGGGGACTGCTGATCTGCACGCCGGCTGAATTCCTCGGAGGGGAGGACAACGATGACCAGTAA
- the alaS gene encoding alanine--tRNA ligase, whose amino-acid sequence MKTNELREKYLEFFESKGHTRVASDVLVPTWDPSVLFTPAGMNQFKDHFLGKVKLDYTRATTCQKCMRTGDIDNVGRTPRHHTFFEMLGNFSFGDYFKREAIHWAWEFLTHKEWLGLPEDTLTVTVYKDDKEAADIWHEEIGLPTSRISYEDEDENFWPASAPSQGPDGVCGPCSEIYYTAPGREELEIWNLVFTQFNRVGDPPDNLRPLPSKNIDTGMGLERTAAALQNVETNFHIDTLMPIVQAAAEVCGVKYKYASEEGRRLRRITDHVRACAFAVHENVYPGPQKEKYVVKRLLRRAVLDGHQLGMREPFLCKLVPAVVDAMEDAYPELKETTKRVSDVIAKEEANFFGTIDGGLSRIEAVFDEMRRDNRLKVDGGVAADLYQTYGVPPELFESLAAEHNLAFDWPGYQHAMAEHGEASGKLTHTVMGAKGPIDSLKQALHKTEFVGYDALECEATVAGIIAGVAPDDHLCDSMEEVGHEHLVRVVLDKTPFYGESGGQVGDTGQLIGKDFEFEVVDTQKDGQLFVHAGHLKSGKLVGGATVKAVVDADRREAIARAHSATHLLHHALQKHLGSHAQQQGSKVDEDWLRFDFTNLSPVGADELAAIATDVKAYVEAGAPVEWETLPLAEARRQGAMMLFGEKYPDPVRMVSMGPIAADAFSRELCGGSHLTNTAQVASFEVLSEEGVSAGTRRIVALTGKRAESFVADIEQAADSAAATLGVSAGDLATAVGSLLEQQKSLKKAIAGGGHSGAAEYKSTSHGATTHEQKKIALGEAARLLSVGLLDVPDRVEAVKAEIASLENQLAEREEAGPLSADSLLEEAQTVAGATVVVAETRGATPDMMRKLIDAVRQKTQPSAILLASTQGDDKVTLVAGITKDLQDKGFSAGKWIGPVAKAVGGGGGGRPDMAQAGGKQPDKLPEALAVAKQTAAEMLGG is encoded by the coding sequence ATGAAAACCAACGAACTCCGCGAGAAGTACCTCGAATTCTTCGAATCCAAGGGGCACACACGCGTCGCCTCGGACGTGCTGGTGCCGACCTGGGACCCCAGCGTGCTGTTCACCCCGGCGGGCATGAACCAGTTCAAGGACCACTTTCTCGGCAAGGTGAAGCTCGACTACACCCGGGCCACCACCTGCCAGAAGTGCATGCGGACCGGCGACATCGACAACGTCGGCCGCACGCCGCGGCACCACACCTTCTTCGAGATGCTCGGCAACTTCAGCTTCGGCGACTACTTCAAGCGCGAGGCGATCCACTGGGCGTGGGAGTTCCTGACCCACAAAGAGTGGCTGGGCCTGCCCGAGGACACCCTGACGGTCACCGTCTACAAGGACGACAAGGAAGCGGCCGACATCTGGCACGAGGAGATCGGCCTGCCGACCTCGCGGATCAGCTACGAGGACGAGGACGAGAACTTCTGGCCCGCCAGCGCCCCCAGCCAGGGCCCCGACGGCGTCTGCGGCCCGTGCAGCGAGATCTACTACACCGCGCCCGGCCGCGAGGAGCTGGAGATCTGGAACCTGGTTTTCACGCAGTTCAACCGCGTGGGCGATCCGCCGGACAATCTCCGCCCGCTGCCCAGCAAGAACATCGACACCGGCATGGGCCTGGAGCGGACCGCCGCCGCCCTGCAGAACGTCGAGACCAACTTCCACATCGACACCCTGATGCCGATCGTCCAGGCCGCGGCCGAGGTGTGCGGCGTCAAGTACAAGTACGCCAGCGAGGAGGGCCGCCGCCTCCGCCGCATCACCGACCACGTCCGGGCGTGCGCGTTCGCCGTGCACGAGAACGTCTACCCCGGCCCGCAGAAGGAGAAGTACGTGGTGAAGCGGCTCTTGCGCCGCGCGGTGCTCGACGGGCACCAGCTGGGGATGCGCGAGCCGTTCCTGTGCAAGCTGGTCCCCGCGGTGGTCGACGCCATGGAGGACGCCTACCCCGAGCTGAAAGAGACCACCAAGCGGGTCAGCGACGTGATCGCCAAGGAGGAGGCCAACTTCTTCGGCACGATCGACGGCGGCCTCAGCCGCATCGAGGCCGTGTTCGACGAGATGCGGCGTGACAACCGCCTGAAGGTCGACGGCGGCGTCGCGGCCGACCTGTACCAGACCTACGGCGTGCCGCCGGAGCTGTTCGAGTCGCTCGCCGCCGAGCACAACCTGGCGTTTGACTGGCCCGGCTACCAGCACGCGATGGCCGAGCACGGCGAGGCCTCCGGCAAGCTGACCCACACCGTGATGGGCGCTAAGGGGCCGATCGACTCGCTCAAGCAGGCGCTGCACAAGACCGAGTTCGTCGGCTACGACGCCCTCGAGTGCGAGGCGACCGTCGCCGGCATCATCGCCGGCGTCGCGCCGGACGACCACCTGTGCGACAGCATGGAGGAGGTCGGGCACGAGCACCTGGTGCGGGTCGTGCTCGACAAGACCCCGTTCTACGGCGAGTCGGGCGGCCAGGTCGGCGACACCGGCCAGCTGATCGGCAAGGACTTCGAGTTCGAGGTGGTCGACACCCAGAAGGATGGCCAGCTGTTTGTCCACGCCGGCCACCTCAAAAGCGGCAAGCTGGTCGGCGGCGCGACCGTCAAGGCGGTGGTCGACGCCGACCGCCGCGAGGCGATCGCCCGGGCGCACTCGGCCACTCACCTGCTGCACCACGCGCTGCAGAAGCACCTGGGGAGCCACGCCCAGCAGCAGGGCTCGAAGGTCGACGAGGACTGGCTGCGGTTCGACTTCACGAACCTCTCGCCGGTCGGCGCCGACGAGTTGGCCGCCATCGCCACGGACGTGAAGGCCTACGTCGAGGCAGGCGCGCCGGTCGAATGGGAGACCCTCCCCCTGGCCGAGGCCCGGCGGCAGGGAGCCATGATGCTGTTCGGCGAGAAGTACCCCGACCCGGTGCGGATGGTCTCGATGGGCCCGATCGCCGCCGACGCGTTCAGCCGCGAGCTGTGCGGTGGGTCCCACCTTACCAATACCGCCCAGGTTGCGTCGTTTGAGGTGCTGAGCGAGGAGGGCGTATCGGCCGGCACCCGGCGGATCGTGGCCCTGACCGGCAAGCGGGCCGAGTCCTTCGTCGCCGACATTGAGCAGGCGGCCGACTCCGCCGCCGCCACGCTCGGCGTCAGCGCCGGCGACCTAGCCACCGCGGTCGGGTCGCTGCTTGAGCAGCAGAAGTCGCTCAAGAAGGCGATTGCGGGCGGCGGCCACAGCGGCGCCGCCGAGTACAAGTCAACCTCCCACGGCGCCACCACGCACGAGCAGAAGAAGATCGCCCTCGGCGAAGCCGCACGGCTGTTGTCGGTTGGCCTGCTGGACGTCCCCGACCGGGTCGAGGCCGTGAAGGCCGAGATCGCGTCGCTCGAGAATCAGCTTGCCGAGCGCGAAGAGGCGGGCCCGCTGTCGGCCGACTCGCTGCTCGAGGAGGCCCAGACCGTGGCCGGCGCGACGGTCGTCGTCGCCGAGACCCGCGGAGCCACGCCCGACATGATGCGCAAGCTGATCGACGCCGTGCGGCAGAAGACCCAACCCTCCGCAATCCTGCTAGCATCCACCCAGGGGGACGACAAAGTCACGCTGGTTGCTGGCATCACCAAGGACCTGCAAGACAAGGGCTTCAGCGCGGGCAAGTGGATCGGCCCGGTGGCGAAGGCCGTGGGCGGCGGCGGCGGCGGCCGCCCCGACATGGCGCAGGCCGGCGGCAAGCAGCCCGACAAGCTGCCCGAGGCGCTCGCGGTCGCCAAGCAGACGGCGGCGGAAATGCTAGGTGGTTAG
- a CDS encoding PhoPQ-activated pathogenicity-related family protein yields the protein MTLLTTPGATAPRKRSRAGWAIACTAAGLLLGGPASRPASAEPALADPPSAKTDAPTALDRYVAEEDPDYGWRLVGRHEHPLGVEIVAELTSQAWRAADEVDRPVWKHSLVIVVPEGADPTTAMLFIGGGRNGADPPGGANDQVRAAALTTHSVVAELGMVPNQPLEIGADGQGRYEDDLLARSWNKYLETRDPTWVAQLPMAKSAVRAMDAVQEILKQEQPELAIERFTVAGASKRGWTTWLTAAVDPRVVAIAPIVIDVLNVDESMRHHHAAYGEWSPALRDYESQGLAKLFLGDQGEPILKLVDPYEYRQRYTMPKCLINATGDEFFLPDSSRFYFDQLPGEKHLCYVPNAGHSLKGSNALDTLIAFHHSVVHQVERPSITWRPGNGGQMTLVCSTEPTRVTLFQADNPAARDFRKPVIGDAFKPERLAVGADLQATADITTPAEGWRASFVQAEFDIGAATPWRVTTPVWVTPDVLPHAEGKLPPPPVGEG from the coding sequence ATGACCCTCCTCACCACTCCAGGAGCGACCGCCCCCCGCAAACGCTCGCGGGCAGGTTGGGCGATTGCTTGCACGGCGGCCGGGCTGCTGTTGGGCGGCCCCGCGTCCCGACCCGCGTCGGCCGAGCCCGCGCTCGCCGACCCGCCCTCCGCCAAGACCGACGCGCCCACCGCGCTCGACCGCTACGTGGCCGAGGAAGACCCCGACTACGGCTGGCGGCTGGTCGGCCGCCACGAACACCCGTTGGGGGTCGAGATCGTGGCGGAACTGACATCCCAGGCGTGGCGGGCCGCCGATGAAGTCGACCGCCCGGTCTGGAAGCACTCGCTGGTGATCGTTGTCCCCGAGGGCGCCGACCCAACAACCGCCATGCTGTTCATCGGCGGCGGCCGCAACGGGGCCGACCCGCCCGGCGGAGCCAACGACCAGGTCCGCGCCGCCGCGCTCACCACCCACAGCGTCGTGGCCGAATTGGGCATGGTCCCCAACCAGCCGCTCGAGATCGGCGCCGACGGCCAAGGACGCTACGAGGACGACCTGCTCGCCCGCTCCTGGAACAAGTACCTGGAGACCCGCGACCCAACCTGGGTCGCCCAGCTGCCGATGGCCAAGTCGGCCGTCCGGGCGATGGACGCCGTGCAGGAGATCCTCAAGCAGGAACAGCCGGAGCTGGCGATCGAGCGGTTCACGGTCGCCGGTGCCTCGAAGCGGGGCTGGACCACCTGGCTGACCGCGGCGGTCGACCCCCGTGTCGTGGCCATCGCGCCGATCGTGATTGACGTGCTCAACGTCGACGAGTCGATGCGGCACCACCACGCCGCCTACGGCGAGTGGTCGCCCGCGCTGCGTGACTACGAGTCGCAGGGCCTGGCCAAGCTGTTCCTCGGCGACCAGGGCGAGCCAATCCTCAAGCTGGTCGACCCGTACGAGTACCGCCAGCGGTACACGATGCCCAAGTGCCTGATCAACGCCACCGGCGACGAGTTCTTCCTGCCCGATTCCTCGCGGTTCTACTTCGACCAGCTGCCGGGCGAGAAGCACCTGTGCTACGTCCCCAACGCGGGGCACTCGCTCAAGGGCTCCAACGCGCTGGACACGCTGATCGCGTTCCACCACAGCGTCGTGCACCAGGTGGAGCGTCCGTCGATTACCTGGCGGCCCGGCAATGGGGGCCAAATGACCTTGGTCTGCTCGACCGAGCCGACGCGGGTCACGCTGTTCCAGGCCGACAACCCCGCCGCCCGCGACTTCCGCAAGCCGGTCATCGGCGACGCCTTCAAGCCGGAGCGGCTCGCGGTCGGCGCCGACCTGCAGGCGACCGCCGATATCACCACGCCGGCCGAGGGCTGGCGGGCGAGCTTCGTGCAGGCCGAATTCGACATCGGCGCCGCCACCCCGTGGCGCGTCACCACGCCCGTGTGGGTCACGCCCGACGTGCTGCCACACGCCGAGGGAAAACTACCCCCTCCCCCTGTGGGGGAGGGTTAG
- the recQ gene encoding DNA helicase RecQ, translating to MPEATANTEQLAEALLSYWGYDSFRPLQQEAMECGMNGRDSVVVLPTGGGKSLCYQAPAACRDGVAVVVSPLISLMKDQVDALTACGIPAAALNSTLTADERRDITQRLRAGEIKLLYAAPERLLLDGTLSFLTQLKVSFVAIDEAHCISAWGHDFRPEYRGLKVLREALPHVSMHAYTATASEKVRQDIASQLELRDPAMLVGSFDRPNLVYRVRRANQKLKQITAVVDRHRGESGIIYCISRKEVERTADALRSLGVQAAPYHAGLSDKERHRNQDDFIEDRVQVVVATVAFGMGIDKPDVRFVAHAGLPKSIEHYQQESGRAGRDGLKSECLLLFSPGDASTWRRMLASSDDQQAFTAAMRSVDQMCDYANSVTCRHKSLVEFFGQDYEKPNCGACDVCLAELETVDEPLVLAQKIVSCVARLEQRFGGDYTSKVLAGSSEARILNAGHDRLSTYGLLKEFKPPVIRDWIEQLVGQGYLRKEGEFDVLQISETGLGLLKGDAEPRLLSPSAPAARQKKKSADDDWEGVDRPLFEKLRTLRGEQAAERGVPAYIVFGDTALRDMARVRPTSLDAFSNVKGVGAKKLEDFGKLFVDAIADYCQANNVEPGDPAPTVAARLAASDEEGPSLPAVAAFRHFRDGLSIDETAAQLAKAKSTVVGYLNQYLQHEQVTDPSPWVDRAEARQIEDAIEQVGVGRLKPIYEQLGGKVGYDEIRIVATCVGNRG from the coding sequence ATGCCCGAAGCGACCGCCAACACCGAACAGCTCGCCGAAGCCCTGCTGAGCTACTGGGGCTACGACTCGTTCCGCCCGCTGCAGCAGGAGGCGATGGAGTGCGGCATGAACGGGCGGGACAGCGTGGTGGTGCTGCCGACCGGCGGCGGCAAGTCGCTGTGCTACCAGGCGCCCGCCGCCTGCCGCGACGGCGTGGCCGTGGTGGTGTCGCCGCTGATCTCGCTGATGAAGGACCAGGTCGACGCGCTCACGGCGTGCGGCATCCCCGCCGCGGCGCTCAACAGCACCCTGACCGCCGACGAGCGGCGCGACATCACCCAGCGGCTCCGCGCCGGCGAGATCAAGCTGCTGTACGCCGCGCCCGAACGTTTGTTGCTCGACGGCACGCTCTCGTTCCTGACGCAGCTCAAGGTGTCGTTCGTCGCGATCGACGAGGCCCACTGCATCAGCGCCTGGGGGCACGACTTCCGCCCCGAGTACCGCGGGCTGAAAGTCCTCCGCGAGGCGCTGCCGCACGTCTCGATGCACGCGTACACGGCGACCGCGTCGGAGAAGGTGCGGCAGGACATCGCGTCTCAGCTCGAGCTGCGCGACCCGGCGATGCTGGTCGGCTCGTTCGACCGGCCGAACCTGGTGTACCGCGTCCGCCGCGCGAACCAGAAGCTCAAGCAGATCACCGCCGTGGTCGACCGCCACCGCGGCGAGTCGGGCATCATCTACTGCATCAGCCGCAAGGAGGTCGAGCGGACGGCCGACGCGCTCCGCTCGCTCGGCGTGCAGGCCGCCCCGTACCACGCCGGCCTGTCGGACAAGGAGCGGCACCGCAACCAGGACGACTTCATCGAGGACCGCGTGCAGGTGGTGGTCGCCACGGTGGCCTTCGGCATGGGCATCGACAAGCCGGACGTCCGCTTTGTTGCGCACGCGGGGTTGCCCAAATCAATCGAACACTACCAGCAGGAGAGCGGCCGCGCGGGCCGCGACGGGCTCAAGTCGGAGTGCCTGCTGCTGTTCAGCCCCGGCGACGCCAGCACCTGGCGGCGGATGCTCGCCTCGTCGGACGACCAGCAGGCGTTCACCGCCGCGATGCGGTCGGTCGACCAGATGTGCGACTACGCCAACAGCGTCACGTGCCGGCACAAGTCGCTGGTCGAGTTCTTCGGCCAGGACTACGAGAAGCCGAACTGCGGCGCGTGCGATGTGTGCCTCGCCGAGTTGGAGACCGTCGACGAGCCGCTGGTCCTCGCGCAGAAGATCGTCAGCTGCGTCGCGCGGCTCGAGCAGCGCTTCGGCGGCGACTACACGTCGAAGGTGCTGGCCGGCTCGTCCGAGGCGCGGATCCTCAACGCCGGGCACGACCGCCTCAGCACCTACGGCCTGCTCAAAGAATTCAAGCCGCCGGTGATCCGCGACTGGATCGAGCAGCTCGTCGGCCAGGGCTACCTCCGCAAGGAGGGCGAATTCGACGTGCTCCAGATTAGCGAGACCGGCCTCGGGCTCCTCAAGGGCGACGCCGAGCCGCGGCTGCTGAGTCCCTCGGCGCCCGCCGCGCGGCAGAAGAAGAAGTCGGCCGACGACGACTGGGAAGGGGTCGACCGCCCGCTGTTCGAGAAGCTCCGCACGCTCCGCGGCGAGCAGGCCGCCGAGCGCGGCGTGCCGGCCTACATCGTGTTCGGCGACACCGCGCTAAGAGACATGGCCCGCGTCCGCCCCACCTCGCTCGACGCGTTCTCCAACGTCAAGGGCGTCGGCGCCAAGAAGCTCGAGGACTTCGGCAAGCTGTTCGTCGACGCCATCGCCGACTACTGCCAGGCGAACAACGTCGAGCCCGGCGACCCCGCGCCGACAGTCGCCGCCCGCCTGGCGGCGTCCGACGAAGAGGGCCCCTCGCTCCCCGCCGTGGCCGCCTTCCGCCACTTCCGCGATGGCCTCAGCATCGACGAGACCGCCGCCCAGCTCGCCAAGGCCAAGTCGACCGTGGTCGGCTACCTCAACCAGTACCTCCAGCACGAGCAGGTCACCGACCCCAGCCCGTGGGTCGACCGCGCCGAGGCCCGCCAGATCGAGGACGCCATCGAGCAAGTCGGCGTCGGCCGCCTGAAGCCGATCTACGAGCAGCTCGGCGGTAAGGTCGGGTACGATGAGATCAGGATTGTGGCGACTTGTGTTGGGAACCGGGGGTAG
- a CDS encoding DUF7668 domain-containing protein, with protein MSSIAKRPDLTATHKEIVQYAREWVCYAASHGLNAALNLLDRRDSEPPWSEEFVGTLSENHFGDGAKGVISDPSGHGDLRVEAYEFNDGSGFAVDHDLAMNGKRSDFTAQFEFIKSNSGFQIYLTDIHVL; from the coding sequence ATGAGTAGTATCGCTAAGCGTCCCGATCTAACGGCAACTCACAAAGAGATTGTTCAGTATGCGCGGGAGTGGGTTTGCTATGCAGCATCGCATGGACTGAACGCCGCCCTTAATCTCCTCGACCGTAGAGACAGTGAACCCCCGTGGAGCGAGGAGTTCGTCGGCACCCTCTCTGAGAATCATTTCGGAGACGGAGCGAAAGGCGTGATCTCTGATCCGAGCGGTCATGGCGACTTGCGCGTAGAAGCTTACGAATTCAATGATGGATCTGGTTTCGCTGTCGACCACGACTTGGCGATGAACGGAAAACGTTCCGACTTTACCGCTCAGTTCGAGTTCATTAAGTCGAATTCCGGCTTCCAGATCTATCTCACGGACATTCACGTGCTATAG